The sequence TCTCTGAGACTAATCCTTTTGCTTTTAGCTGATCATTTTCCCAGCAAGTTGAAAATGCTTCAAACTCAGTAATCCTTTTTAGAATTTCCCTTCGTTCCCTTAAATATTTATCTGAATCTTCATTTATTCTCTCGAGAACCTTTCGGCAGATTTCATATTTATTAATATTTTCCTTATCAGTTCTCAATTTTTCTGAAATATCTCTATAAATGTTTTCATCCACGCCTGCGCCTTTAAAGAATAGCAATACGGATTCTTTCGATCTATTTAGTAAGGGTATTGTTTGAACTACAAGATCGAATAGATCTGGCGGATAATGAAAAACATTATTCATTCTAATTTTCTCTTTTCTTATGACTTTTGAAATTGCGCATAACGAACTAGTCGCTCCGAAGTCGCCGCGCTGAGCCATAGCGAAGACGGGAACGAGAATTGCTTTGCAATTCGAGTTACCGAGGCGATTTGGTGAAACCCGAGCGAGGGTTGCGAAGCACACCCGATGCGAAGCGGAGCGACGCAGTTAGACGCCGTAATGCATTTTTTCTGAATCTTGATACGCTTCGTAAACATATCGAGCAAAGAGTATCATGACAATTGGACTGCAAATATTTAACAGCAAGCTAATTGTTGGATTAAAGTTATAATTGTTATAAAATGAAATTAAAATTATAACACGTGAAATCAGAAGAAATGCAAGCAATGCTCGCAGATAAGAAGAAGGTGGTGAAAATTTTTCAGAACCAAAAGATGATCTTTTAATACTTTGATAGCTTCGATAAATATTTTGGCTTAATATATATACTACAACCAATTGAATCGCTGGAATCAAATTTGCCAAGGAAATCCATGGGCTCATTTTTACACCTGGAATAGCCTTAAATTCGATGTCTTTGATCAAGAGGAAAAAATATACCGTAAAGCTTTGAAGTAAAATGTAACCCAGGAATTGGTCAGGAATTTTATAAATATAATTTGAGTAATACTCTGTAAATTTACCAAGAAAGTGAAAAGATGTCTCTGATCCAAAAATCTGAATTATATATAGGGCAATAAGATTAATCATCGCAATATACATGCATAAATATATAACAATGAGGGCATATTTAATTAATTTAGATTTATTCATATTTTAGTAATATTAATCCTAAAGAATATTTTGCATTATGGCGTCTAACGAAAGAGTGGCTCCGAAGTTCGGCGCGTGCAAAGCACTTGGCACGAGCTTGCGACTGCAAGCGAAGTGACAAAGCCGAATTTGGCGTAGCCTGGAGCGAAGGTCGCAAAGCGATCCTGAGCGGAACGGAGCTGCGCAGTTAGACGACGGTTTGGCTCTCTTACGCAGAAATTGGAAACTTTATTATATTCTTAGGTCGTTCTTGCATCGCAGTCCAGAGATCTAACTTTGTCTGCATGCTTAACCAACTCTCAGCAGACGTGTTCGTTGCAATCGCTATTCTTACTGCCATTTCTGGAGTAACTGGACTTTTACAATTCACTATTTCTGATAGTGTCTTGCGAGATATTCCTAAGTCTTTCGCAGCCTCAGTTATAGTTAATCCTAAGGGCTTGA comes from Leptospira johnsonii and encodes:
- a CDS encoding HigA family addiction module antitoxin, which codes for MNKRKPTHPGEILLEDIIKPLGLTITEAAKDLGISRKTLSEIVNCKSPVTPEMAVRIAIATNTSAESWLSMQTKLDLWTAMQERPKNIIKFPISA